From the Alteromonas sp. CI.11.F.A3 genome, the window ATACTTCGGGTTAGCCTTTTTGTAGTGCTATGTGCCTTTGGTTATGGCGCATTAACCCTTTATGGCGCCCCTTTTCTGCATCACATCATTGCTTACCTTCCTTGGCAGTACCAAGGTGCAGGTTTTGTATTTGCTTTTATGTTTATTGGTTTTTTGGCTGAGCGTAGAAGATACATATAAAAAGCGAAGCCAACTGGCTTCGCCCTTCTATTTTCTAAGCGTACTTACTGTGCGTATTAATCTACATTTCGAA encodes:
- a CDS encoding DUF3392 family protein; the protein is MNELFSALSRTLSPYYAEMSIMLMATILVVYGDIINSHIKRILAPYHFILRVSLFVVLCAFGYGALTLYGAPFLHHIIAYLPWQYQGAGFVFAFMFIGFLAERRRYI